Proteins encoded within one genomic window of Haloarcula marismortui ATCC 43049:
- the rdfA gene encoding rod-determining factor RdfA, whose product MAVDSGCKVDAVIDKYGLASADPVYESLDDGLLARWTGADDRTEMGYRSLTVWFNKRLLKQVYTEHGREALDTRIDSDYETLCGDDDLQRDELIERLQATGIPGASLHDDMVSWGTMRTHLNDCLDGEKEPQKATTNWERESVATAKTVVEQKAETALSSLAKKGDIDGGDTAEIEAQVQLGCPDCPTRVPFAVALERGYVCKQHRSANLSAHNS is encoded by the coding sequence ATGGCTGTTGACTCCGGTTGCAAAGTAGATGCGGTTATCGATAAGTACGGGCTGGCGTCAGCGGACCCCGTCTACGAGTCCCTTGACGATGGCCTGCTCGCACGCTGGACAGGCGCCGATGACCGGACCGAAATGGGGTATCGGTCGTTGACAGTGTGGTTCAACAAACGACTCCTCAAACAGGTGTATACTGAACACGGTCGTGAAGCCCTTGATACCCGTATAGACAGCGACTACGAGACGTTATGTGGCGATGACGACTTACAACGGGACGAACTCATCGAGCGACTGCAAGCTACAGGCATCCCTGGTGCGTCGCTCCATGATGATATGGTGTCGTGGGGGACGATGCGAACACATCTCAACGACTGTCTGGACGGTGAAAAAGAGCCACAGAAGGCGACAACTAACTGGGAGCGTGAGAGCGTGGCAACGGCCAAGACGGTTGTCGAACAGAAGGCCGAAACGGCACTGTCATCGCTCGCGAAGAAAGGCGACATCGACGGCGGTGACACCGCGGAGATTGAGGCCCAGGTACAACTTGGATGTCCAGACTGTCCGACCCGCGTTCCGTTCGCTGTCGCACTTGAGCGTGGGTACGTCTGTAAGCAACACCGGAGCGCGAATCTGTCAGCACACAACTCATGA